The Microbacterium foliorum genome has a window encoding:
- a CDS encoding YlbL family protein — translation MDRTRSVKLGLGVWALIVALIALVVLTFLPTPYVIQRPGPVYDTLGTAAGADGEQVPLIQIDGAKTYETAGTLDLTTVQVVGNRERTPSWFELALAWTDSSRAVVPIDSVFPEGVTTEQRDEQNATLMVDSQHEATAAALDELGYDTGAEVVVQQVIDDSPAEGSLEAEDVITGVDGAAVSSAKQLKQAIQDAGGAPVALTVQRSGDERVVEVTPEAQTQGDVTTWLIGVSLRTDYDFAVDVTLQLDDVGGPSAGMMFALGIIDTLTEGELNGGENVAGTGTIEADGTVGPIGGIRQKLYGARDAGADYFLAPSTNCNEVVGHIPDGLTVVSTSTLEESLAALDVIADGGDVDALPTCDVVTSP, via the coding sequence GTGGATCGAACCCGGTCTGTGAAGCTCGGGCTGGGCGTCTGGGCGCTGATCGTCGCGCTGATCGCCCTCGTCGTGCTCACCTTCCTTCCGACGCCCTACGTGATCCAGCGTCCGGGCCCGGTGTACGACACCCTCGGCACCGCTGCCGGCGCCGACGGCGAGCAGGTCCCGCTGATCCAGATCGACGGTGCGAAGACATACGAGACGGCGGGAACGCTCGATCTCACGACCGTGCAGGTCGTGGGCAACCGCGAGCGCACGCCCAGCTGGTTCGAGCTCGCTCTGGCGTGGACGGACTCCTCTCGCGCCGTCGTCCCGATCGACTCGGTGTTCCCCGAAGGCGTCACGACCGAGCAGCGCGACGAGCAGAACGCGACGCTGATGGTCGATTCGCAGCACGAGGCGACCGCCGCCGCACTCGATGAGCTCGGATACGACACCGGCGCCGAGGTCGTGGTGCAGCAGGTCATCGACGATTCGCCCGCCGAGGGCAGCCTCGAGGCGGAAGACGTGATCACCGGGGTCGACGGCGCCGCGGTGAGTTCCGCGAAGCAGCTGAAGCAGGCGATCCAGGATGCCGGCGGTGCCCCCGTCGCACTCACCGTGCAGCGCTCGGGCGACGAGCGGGTCGTCGAGGTCACGCCCGAGGCGCAGACCCAGGGGGATGTCACCACCTGGCTCATCGGCGTCTCTCTGCGCACCGACTACGACTTCGCGGTCGACGTCACCCTGCAGCTCGACGACGTCGGCGGTCCGAGCGCGGGAATGATGTTCGCGCTCGGGATCATCGACACGCTCACCGAGGGCGAGCTCAACGGCGGGGAGAACGTCGCCGGCACCGGCACCATCGAGGCCGACGGGACGGTGGGACCGATCGGCGGCATCCGTCAGAAGCTCTACGGCGCGCGTGACGCCGGTGCCGACTACTTCCTCGCGCCCTCGACGAACTGCAATGAGGTCGTGGGGCACATCCCCGACGGGCTCACGGTGGTCAGCACCTCCACGCTCGAAGAGTCACTTGCGGCTCTCGATGTGATCGCCGACGGCGGCGACGTCGATGCCCTGCCGACCTGCGATGTCGTGACCTCCCCGTGA
- a CDS encoding UPF0182 family membrane protein: MTSTSAPNPATPRTSRRIFGISLAIIAALIAAFFVFASFYTEFLWFDQVGFTGVLTTQWFATAVMFVVGFLGMAVPLFVAIQLAYRLRPVYVRLSSQLDRYQEVIEPLRRLAMWGMPIFFGLFAGFSAASQWKTVWLWANGVTTDTTDPQFGVDTGFYMFAMPFYSILLAFVSAVLLLTLVVTALVSYLYGSVRIGQGELRISKPARIQLAILAGLYLLVQAASLWLDRFKTLVAQDDRIVGPAYTGVNATIPGLAILTIIAAIVAILFFVTAVIGRWRFPLAATALLIVASLVVGVGFPWAVTTFQVRPNQNAYQAEFYQRNIDGTKEAYGVANLETTPFEAETDAEAGQLRADAETTASIRIVDPAVISPAVRQLEQYRGYYQFQQNLDVDRYEIDGKMQDTVVSVRDLDMEGVDVSNWNNRAAVYTHGYGLVVAAGNQRTSDGEPVFLERGIPSAGFLTDQENFEPRVYFGENSPEYSIVGSPDGSDPVEIDYPRGKDGSNETKTTFEGDGGPKIGNTFTKLLYALKFQSEQILFSNLVNDDSQILYDRDPKTRVQKVAPYLELDSDPYPSVVDGKIVWIVDGYTTSATYPYSKNVSLSEAIADSNLPSPTLAIDDINYIRNSVKATVDAYDGSVTLYAWDDKDPVLQTWQNIYPSTLKPVSEMSSDLMSHVRYPTDLFKVQRDVLGIYHIDTAGSFAQQDNRWQTPNDPRSDAVLQPPYYLTMQMPGQDSPRFSMFSTFIPSATGSGGNRDVLMGYLAVDSDAGSEAGVKAEGYGQLRMLEIDTDTTVPGPGQVQNTYNSDTAVVPQLNLLQQGESEVLYGNLLTLPVGGGLLYVQPVYVQSSEGTKLPRLQKVLVAFGDKVAFEDTLTAALDTLFGGDSGATGGDDQVEPTQPDPDTGEVTPTDPTTPTDAQAEALAAARQALTDRDAALKSGDLTKFAEADKRLTDAVNTLLGLESTSGE, translated from the coding sequence GTGACCTCGACTTCCGCACCGAACCCGGCCACTCCTCGAACCTCGCGAAGAATCTTCGGGATCTCGCTGGCGATCATCGCCGCGCTGATCGCTGCCTTCTTCGTCTTCGCATCGTTCTACACCGAATTTCTCTGGTTCGACCAGGTGGGCTTCACCGGAGTGCTCACCACTCAATGGTTCGCCACGGCGGTGATGTTCGTCGTCGGCTTCCTGGGTATGGCGGTGCCGTTGTTCGTCGCCATCCAGCTCGCGTACCGTCTGCGGCCCGTCTACGTGCGCCTGAGCTCGCAGCTGGACAGGTACCAGGAGGTCATCGAACCGCTCCGTCGCCTCGCGATGTGGGGCATGCCCATCTTCTTCGGCCTGTTCGCCGGCTTCTCCGCGGCCAGCCAGTGGAAGACCGTGTGGCTGTGGGCCAACGGTGTCACCACCGACACCACCGACCCGCAGTTCGGCGTCGACACCGGCTTCTACATGTTCGCGATGCCGTTCTACTCGATCCTGCTCGCGTTCGTGTCCGCCGTGCTCCTGCTGACGCTCGTCGTGACCGCGCTGGTGTCGTACCTCTACGGGTCAGTGCGCATCGGCCAGGGTGAGCTGCGCATCTCCAAGCCCGCGCGCATCCAGCTCGCGATCCTCGCCGGTCTCTATCTGCTCGTGCAGGCGGCGAGCCTCTGGCTCGACCGGTTCAAGACCCTCGTCGCCCAGGACGATCGCATCGTCGGCCCCGCCTACACCGGAGTGAACGCGACGATCCCCGGTCTCGCGATCCTCACCATCATCGCGGCGATCGTCGCGATCCTCTTCTTCGTCACGGCCGTCATCGGCCGCTGGCGCTTCCCGCTGGCCGCGACCGCGCTGCTGATCGTCGCCTCGCTCGTCGTCGGCGTCGGCTTCCCGTGGGCTGTCACGACCTTCCAGGTGCGCCCGAACCAGAACGCCTACCAGGCGGAGTTCTACCAGCGGAACATCGACGGCACGAAAGAGGCGTACGGGGTCGCCAATCTCGAGACGACTCCGTTCGAGGCCGAGACCGACGCCGAGGCGGGGCAGCTGCGCGCGGACGCCGAGACGACGGCATCCATCCGCATCGTCGACCCTGCGGTGATCAGCCCCGCGGTGCGTCAGCTCGAGCAGTACCGCGGGTACTACCAGTTCCAGCAGAACCTCGACGTCGACCGCTACGAGATCGACGGCAAGATGCAGGACACCGTGGTGTCTGTGCGCGACCTCGACATGGAGGGCGTCGACGTCAGCAACTGGAACAACCGCGCCGCGGTCTACACGCACGGCTACGGTCTGGTGGTGGCCGCGGGCAACCAGCGCACGAGCGACGGAGAGCCCGTCTTCCTCGAGCGCGGCATCCCCTCCGCGGGATTCCTCACCGACCAGGAGAACTTCGAGCCCCGCGTGTACTTCGGCGAGAACTCGCCCGAGTACTCGATCGTCGGGTCGCCCGACGGATCGGACCCGGTCGAGATCGACTACCCGCGCGGCAAGGACGGCTCGAACGAGACCAAGACCACGTTCGAGGGCGACGGTGGGCCGAAGATCGGCAACACCTTCACGAAGCTCCTCTACGCGCTGAAGTTCCAGTCCGAGCAGATCCTCTTCTCCAACCTGGTGAACGACGACTCGCAGATCCTCTACGACCGCGATCCGAAGACCCGAGTGCAGAAGGTCGCGCCGTACCTGGAGCTCGACAGCGATCCGTACCCCAGCGTGGTCGACGGCAAGATCGTCTGGATCGTCGACGGCTACACGACCAGCGCCACGTACCCGTACTCGAAGAACGTGAGCCTCTCGGAGGCGATCGCCGACTCGAACCTCCCGTCGCCGACCCTCGCGATCGACGACATCAACTACATCCGCAACTCGGTCAAGGCCACGGTCGACGCATACGACGGATCGGTGACACTCTACGCCTGGGACGACAAGGACCCGGTGCTGCAGACGTGGCAGAACATCTACCCGTCGACGCTCAAGCCGGTCAGCGAGATGTCGTCCGACCTGATGAGCCACGTGCGGTATCCGACCGACCTGTTCAAGGTGCAGCGCGACGTGCTCGGTATCTACCACATCGACACCGCCGGCTCGTTCGCTCAGCAGGACAACCGCTGGCAGACGCCGAACGATCCTCGCAGCGACGCGGTGCTGCAGCCGCCGTACTACCTGACGATGCAGATGCCCGGACAGGACTCCCCGCGGTTCTCGATGTTCTCGACGTTCATCCCGTCGGCGACGGGGAGCGGCGGCAACCGTGACGTTCTGATGGGCTACCTCGCCGTCGACTCGGATGCCGGCTCCGAGGCCGGCGTCAAGGCGGAGGGCTACGGCCAGCTCAGGATGCTCGAGATCGACACCGACACGACCGTGCCGGGCCCGGGACAGGTGCAGAACACCTACAACTCCGACACCGCCGTGGTGCCGCAGCTGAACCTGCTGCAGCAGGGTGAGTCGGAAGTCCTCTACGGAAACCTGCTGACGCTGCCCGTCGGAGGCGGTCTGCTCTACGTGCAGCCGGTCTACGTGCAGTCCTCGGAGGGCACCAAGCTGCCGCGTCTGCAGAAGGTCCTCGTGGCCTTCGGTGACAAGGTGGCGTTCGAAGACACTCTGACGGCAGCACTCGACACGCTCTTCGGTGGAGACTCGGGCGCGACCGGCGGTGACGACCAGGTCGAGCCGACGCAGCCCGATCCCGACACCGGTGAGGTCACCCCGACGGACCCGACCACGCCCACGGATGCGCAGGCCGAGGCTCTCGCCGCCGCGCGGCAGGCGCTCACCGACCGTGACGCCGCGCTCAAGTCCGGCGACCTGACCAAGTTCGCCGAGGCCGACAAGCGCCTCACGGATGCGGTCAACACGCTGCTCGGACTGGAGTCGACATCGGGGGAGTGA
- a CDS encoding helix-turn-helix domain-containing protein has protein sequence MGSPVEAVAVWLYAARSSRGMSQEAIALRAGLAVPTYGRLERSGLRGQISQAKLETFLRLLLALDPDASELGRLVALLKVYAD, from the coding sequence GTGGGGTCGCCGGTAGAAGCCGTTGCAGTCTGGCTTTACGCGGCCCGATCCTCCCGTGGGATGTCGCAGGAAGCGATAGCTCTGCGGGCTGGGCTGGCGGTCCCGACGTACGGGCGTTTAGAACGATCGGGCCTACGAGGGCAGATCAGTCAAGCGAAACTAGAAACGTTTCTTCGCCTGCTTTTAGCGCTAGACCCCGATGCGAGCGAGCTGGGTCGGCTGGTAGCCCTGCTGAAGGTGTACGCCGACTGA
- a CDS encoding cutinase family protein gives MIIAVRGTNAPAGSGSVHNGRLYDSGGYGGELDQIRVHAAAAAPSYYVAALNYPAGAANYPVSVASGMNTLVQELNWLANQCGQYGPTVFLMGHSQGADVVLNAFANPSLSAKARQSIRGIAVFGDPAYKANQPINVAGSQNGSSGLFSRNQTAINTLNGFKYWGYPPNSNTVGYQQQIRSYCFEGDAFCDSTNPGGQAAINIHNSYEANNKVFEAFKWFEYLTTDFN, from the coding sequence GTGATCATCGCGGTCCGCGGCACCAACGCACCCGCAGGCAGCGGGTCGGTGCACAACGGTCGCCTCTACGACAGCGGAGGATATGGGGGGGAACTTGACCAGATCCGTGTCCACGCGGCTGCGGCGGCGCCCTCCTACTATGTCGCTGCATTGAACTATCCGGCGGGTGCCGCAAACTACCCGGTGAGTGTTGCAAGTGGGATGAATACTCTCGTCCAGGAGCTCAACTGGCTTGCAAACCAGTGCGGCCAGTACGGGCCCACTGTCTTCCTCATGGGGCACTCCCAGGGGGCGGATGTGGTTCTGAACGCGTTTGCCAATCCTTCCCTTTCTGCCAAAGCAAGGCAGTCGATCAGAGGCATCGCCGTCTTCGGCGATCCCGCCTACAAGGCGAACCAGCCCATCAACGTCGCAGGTTCTCAAAACGGGTCATCGGGCTTGTTCTCGCGCAACCAGACAGCCATCAACACACTCAACGGGTTCAAGTACTGGGGATACCCTCCGAACTCCAACACGGTGGGCTACCAACAGCAGATCCGTTCGTATTGCTTCGAGGGAGATGCCTTCTGCGATAGCACCAATCCTGGCGGGCAGGCGGCAATCAACATTCATAATTCGTACGAAGCCAACAACAAGGTCTTTGAGGCCTTCAAATGGTTCGAGTACCTGACGACCGATTTCAATTAG
- a CDS encoding carbon-nitrogen hydrolase family protein, giving the protein MPASAAVPVAVCQFAPTDSREQNRERLAELVVAAAARGARLIVFPEYSSYFVDPMDDTLVANAETLEGDFVTTLQALAADHGVVIVAGLVERASDAAHVHNTVVAVRGDGILGVYRKQHLYDAFGQKESDWIEAGELTAPTFEVAGMRFGLMTCYDLRFPEVARMLVDAGADALVVPAEWVRGPLKEHHWTTLLAARAIENTVYVVAADHPTPVGVGHSQIIDPQGVVLAGVGVSEGIALAPVERAVIERVRESNPALQLRRYRVSPR; this is encoded by the coding sequence ATGCCCGCATCCGCCGCCGTGCCCGTCGCCGTCTGCCAGTTCGCTCCGACGGACTCCCGCGAACAGAACCGTGAGCGCCTCGCCGAGCTCGTCGTCGCTGCCGCTGCCCGAGGCGCGCGACTGATCGTCTTCCCCGAGTACTCGAGCTACTTCGTCGATCCCATGGACGACACGCTCGTCGCGAATGCGGAGACGCTGGAGGGCGACTTCGTCACGACGCTGCAGGCCCTGGCGGCAGACCACGGCGTCGTGATCGTCGCGGGCCTGGTGGAGCGCGCCTCCGACGCCGCGCACGTGCACAACACCGTCGTCGCCGTCCGCGGCGACGGCATCCTCGGGGTGTACCGCAAGCAGCACCTGTACGACGCCTTCGGCCAGAAGGAGTCCGACTGGATCGAGGCGGGCGAGCTCACGGCGCCGACCTTCGAGGTCGCCGGCATGCGCTTCGGCCTCATGACCTGCTACGACCTGCGCTTCCCCGAGGTCGCCCGCATGCTCGTCGATGCCGGCGCTGACGCGCTCGTCGTCCCCGCCGAATGGGTGCGCGGCCCCCTCAAAGAGCATCACTGGACCACATTGCTCGCGGCGCGCGCGATCGAGAACACCGTCTACGTGGTCGCGGCCGATCACCCGACCCCGGTCGGGGTGGGACACTCGCAGATCATCGACCCGCAGGGCGTCGTCCTGGCCGGAGTCGGAGTGAGCGAGGGCATCGCCCTCGCGCCCGTCGAGCGCGCCGTAATCGAGCGGGTGCGGGAGAGCAACCCGGCCTTGCAGCTCAGACGGTACCGGGTCAGCCCGCGCTGA
- a CDS encoding aminotransferase class I/II-fold pyridoxal phosphate-dependent enzyme has protein sequence MNEIPGAWRRTAAGAGLLAADGTVAPTIFAEMSAAAARTGAINLGQGFPDEDGPREVLDTAREAISRGVNQYPPGRGAPDLLAAISEHQQRFYGLEVDPASEVIVTAGATEALTAALLALIDGPDDEVVVFEPYYDSYAAAVALAGARLRTVPLRAPDFRPDLDLLAETVTDRTRIILVNDPHNPTGAVFDREVLDEVIRLADRHDAIIVTDEVYEHLSFHSPHTPIASLPGGAARTLTISSAGKTFSATGWKIGWVHGPAALITAVLTVKQYLTYVNGAPFQPAVAVGLRLGDDYFAGAAAALARKHEILGAGLRDAGFVVHAPQGGYFTVADASGLGGADAAQFCRELPERAGVVAIPLTAFVSTARRDEYTGLVRFAACKRIDVLQEAAARLSTAEF, from the coding sequence ATGAATGAGATCCCCGGCGCCTGGCGGCGTACGGCAGCGGGAGCCGGCCTGCTCGCAGCCGACGGAACCGTCGCACCCACCATCTTCGCAGAGATGTCCGCCGCGGCGGCCAGAACCGGGGCGATCAACCTCGGGCAGGGCTTCCCCGACGAGGACGGCCCGAGGGAGGTGCTCGACACCGCCCGCGAGGCGATCTCCCGAGGGGTCAACCAGTACCCGCCCGGTCGGGGCGCACCAGATCTGCTCGCCGCGATCAGCGAGCATCAGCAGCGCTTCTACGGGCTGGAGGTCGACCCGGCGAGCGAGGTGATCGTGACGGCCGGTGCGACGGAGGCTCTGACCGCCGCTCTGCTCGCGCTGATCGACGGACCGGACGACGAGGTGGTCGTCTTCGAGCCGTACTACGACTCGTACGCGGCAGCGGTCGCGCTGGCCGGAGCACGGTTGCGGACGGTCCCCCTGCGCGCCCCGGACTTCCGGCCGGACCTGGATCTGCTCGCTGAGACGGTCACCGACCGCACCCGGATCATCCTCGTCAACGACCCGCACAATCCGACCGGCGCGGTGTTCGACCGAGAGGTGCTCGACGAGGTGATCCGGCTCGCCGATCGGCACGACGCGATCATCGTCACCGACGAAGTGTATGAGCATCTGTCGTTCCACTCGCCGCACACTCCGATCGCCTCGCTGCCCGGCGGCGCGGCGCGCACGCTGACGATCTCGTCGGCGGGCAAGACATTCTCGGCCACGGGCTGGAAGATCGGCTGGGTGCATGGCCCGGCCGCGCTGATCACCGCCGTCCTGACCGTCAAGCAGTATCTGACCTATGTGAACGGGGCGCCCTTCCAGCCCGCCGTCGCCGTCGGTCTGCGCCTCGGCGACGACTACTTCGCGGGGGCGGCGGCGGCACTGGCGCGCAAGCACGAGATCCTCGGCGCCGGGCTGAGGGACGCCGGGTTCGTCGTCCACGCGCCACAGGGGGGCTACTTCACCGTGGCCGACGCGTCGGGGCTCGGCGGTGCCGATGCGGCGCAGTTCTGCCGGGAGCTGCCCGAGCGGGCGGGTGTCGTGGCCATCCCCCTCACCGCCTTCGTATCGACGGCTCGGCGAGACGAGTACACCGGGCTCGTGCGGTTCGCCGCGTGCAAGCGCATCGACGTGCTGCAGGAGGCCGCCGCACGGCTCAGCACCGCGGAGTTCTGA